One Camelina sativa cultivar DH55 chromosome 3, Cs, whole genome shotgun sequence genomic window carries:
- the LOC104770787 gene encoding uncharacterized protein LOC104770787 isoform X2 gives MTGKPQPQIQPPSSRRGVVWLGWKLVIVFSAALCLFALLRIQLHYHSVSTLPLSVARSRTTPLREYSGDLRPKLAFLFLARRDLPLDFLWDSFFKGVDHANFSIYVHSLPGFVFNEDTTRSQYFYNRQLNNSIKVVWGESSMIAAERLLFASALEDQCNQRFVLLSDRCAPLYDFGYIYRYLISSPRSFVDSFLHTKETRYSVKMSPVIPEEKWRKGSQWIALIRSHAEVIVNDGIVFPVFKKFCKRCPPLGTNEAWLFLKQKRRNCIPDEHYVQTLLTD, from the exons ATGACGGGGAAACCACAGCCGCAGATTCAGCCTCCGTCGTCACGTCGCGGCGTCGTTTGGCTTGGATGGAAGCTCGTTATCGTTTTCTCCGCCGCGCTTTGCCTTTTCGCTCTCTTAAGGATCCAACTACATTACCATTCCGTCTCGACATTGCCGCTCTCCGTCGCGAGATCTCGTACCACCCCGCTCCGTGAATACTCCGGCGATCTTCGTCCCAAGCTCGCTTTCCTTTTCTTAGCTCGCCGTGATCTCCCTCTTGATTTTTTGTGGGATAGTTTCTTCAAG GGTGTGGATCATGCTAATTTCTCAATCTATGTACATTCGTTACCTGGTTTCGTGTTTAATGAAGACACTACGCGGTCTCAGTATTTTTATAATCGCCAATTGAACAATAGTATTAAG GTAGTATGGGGAGAATCAAGCATGATTGCAGCTGAAAGATTGTTGTTTGCTTCTGCTTTAGAGGATCAGTGCAATCAAAGATTTGTTCTTCTCTCTGACAG ATGTGCTCCGTTATATGACtttggctatatatatagatacctTATCTCTTCACCGAGGAGTTTTGTGGATAG TTTTCTTCATACAAAAGAGACACGGTACAGTGTGAAAATGTCTCCAGTCATACCTGAAGAGAAATGGCGAAAAGGATCCCAG TGGATAGCTTTGATCAGAAGTCATGCAGAGGTCATTGTAAATGATGGTATCGTATTCCCGGTTTTTAAGAAATTCTGCAAG AGATGTCCACCTTTAGGTACCAATGAGGCATGGTTGTTTCTT AAACAAAAACGGCGCAACTGCATCC